DNA sequence from the Bacillus pumilus genome:
AATCCTGTCCAGCAGTTGGCTCATCTAAAATGATGATTTCTGGCTCTAATACAAGAATAGATGCAATGGTGACGCGCTTTTTCTGTCCAAAGCTGAGAGCAGAAATCGGCCAGTTCCGAAATGGGTATAAGCCGCATACTTTTAAGACTCGCTCCACCCGTTCCTTGATATCGTCTTCCTTTACGCCTCTTAAAACGAGACCAAATGCGACTTCATCAAAAATCATTTGTTTAGAAATCATTTGATTTGGGTTTTGCATGACGACGCCGATTCGTTCGGAGCGCTGTTTGATGGTGTCTCCTGTGATGTCATCACCATTTAGATGAATGGTCCCTTTTGTTGGCTTTTCAAACGCGCAGAGCACCTTGGATAGTGTTGTCTTGCCTGCGCCATTGGCTCCAGCGATGCTGATCATTTCTCCTTTTTTGACGGTAAAAGAGATGTTGCTCAGCGTGTTTGGTCTTGTCGGATAGTGAAAGCTCAGTTCACGTACTTCTAGTAAATCCTGCGCTGCATTTTGCTCGACTGATGGCTCAGACGCTTCCATCCACTGCTCGATTTTCATTTTTTCCTCATCATTTAAGGTAAGATGCTGTAAATTCGCGATCTGATCTCCTGCTTCAACCGGAATGCCTGCATATTTCATAGCCTTTACATATAAAGGCTCACGTAAATACGCCGCTTCTAATACATTTGAGGCAAGCAATTCATCTGGTGTCATATCCGCTGCTATCGTGCCGTCATTGACGACGATGATGCGATCCACCTGGCGGAAGAGGACGTCCTCTAATCGGTGCTCGACCATCACGACGGTTTTTTTCGTTTGTTTTTGTAGTCGATCAATGAGATCGATCACTTCTTTACCTGTTGCGGGGTCAAGGCTTGCAAGTGGTTCGTCAAACAGCAAAATGTCGACATCGTTGACAAGTACGCCTGCGATGGCGACACGTTGTTTTTGACCGCCTGAGAGCTCATGCACGGACGATGCCAGCTTGCCGTCTACCTCTGTTAATCTTGCTGCTTCCTCGACACGTGTTTTCATTTCTTCGCGTGTGACTTGATCATTTTCAAGTGTAAATGCGATGTCTTCTCCAACGGTCAGCCCGATAAATTGTCCATCAGGGTCCTGAAGTACCGTTCCGACAAGCTGTGAAAGGGAGAAAATGTTCTCTTTCTCTGCATTTTTCCCGCCGATGTGAAGACTTCCTTCCATAGAACCTTTATAAGACGCAGGAACTAGCCCATTGATGCAATGGGCTAGTGTGCTTTTTCCCGATCCAGACGGGCCTGCGATGAGGACTTTTTCGCCTTCATAGATGGTCAGGTTGATATCTTTCAATGTCGGTTCTGCCTGACTGCGATATTGGAATCCGAAGTGTTCGAATTGAATCATCGGTTTCTTCATTTATGTGTTCCACCTTGCTTCATGATGTTTCTTTCGATAGACTGCCGCTTTTGCTTCTCGTTTTTGCATAAGCTGCAATGATGATGGTTCCTAGTACACCGATCGTGATGATGTTCGATAGACCTGCAACAAACCCTTGGAAGAATGCTTTGTTTACTGGTTCAGCATAAATAGCTACATCAAGAGTTGGTGCAATAACAAACCAGCCAAGTGCCTGCACACTTATTTGTACTGCATTGAAGAATGCGATCTTTTTCCAACCGAACTCTCCCTCTTCTACTTTTAAACGATTTGAAATGAAACCGATCATCAATCCTACAAAACCTGAAACGATAATCCAGCTCCACCAAGGGCCGAATGTGGTGGCATCTTTAATAAGATGACCAATAAACCCAATCAGTGCGCCTGCAACAGGACCAAATAGCACGGCCATTAATGCAAGGAATGCATACGATGTTTCAATTTGTGTATTCGGAATCCCAGTTGGAATGGAGACGAATCGTCCTAAAATGACAAAGACGGCTGCACCAATTCCGATGGCAACGACAGTTTTCGTTGAAAGTTGTTTACCTGCCATGATGTATCCTCCTCTTATTCGTATATAATGCGCGGAGCTTTGCGAATCGAAAGGCGCCAGCCTGTGCCTGTACCGATGTTATAAGCCTTTGCAAATGACCCTTGATTGATCGCCACGCCTAAATGATCGAGTGAATTGACATATACGAGTGGTTCGCCTACCTTTAAATCGGCAAAAGATCGTCCATAGGTCATGATATTTTTATACACATTTTTTGGCCCGTTGGCAATGGTAACTTCTATTGCATCACCGTAATTAATTGAAAGTTGTTCAAATAACGTGTGATGAATGTTTGTCCAGAGGTTTCCGAATCTCACGTCTAAAATATCAATCGTCCCTGTGATGACCTCTTCTTTCGCATAAGCCTGTACGACTGGAAGGTGAATAATATCATCAATATCCGCCTTTGGCCCAACCTCTTCAAAAGAAATCACACCTGAAGCGATTCTCGCCCCTGTATACGCGTAAATATCTCTCCCGTGGAATGTATGTGATTTTCCCGACTTCGGCAGCCGGTTAATGGTTTCATCTAAATAACGGGCTTCTACTATGCCAATATCCTGCGCGACGTGCGTGAGTGTCCCGTTATCTGGGGTAATGATGTAGTGCGGGCTTGTGGTTTTGACGACAAGACTCTTTCTTTCTGATCCTACGCCTGGATCAACAACGGAAACGAAAACTGTCTCTTCCGGCCAGTATGTGACGGTTTGGAGCAGGCGGTAAGATGCCTCCCAAATGTCATACTGCGGAATATTGTGTGTTAGATCAAAAAGGCGGATGCTGCTGCTGACCGTATTTGCCACTCCGTACATGGCACTGACTGCTCCATCATCAATACCGAAATCTGATTGTAAAACCAATGCATGTTCACTCATGTCAATCTCCCTTTCATTTGAAAAAATGGATGTGGTGTTTCACGTGGAACATTTGAACATTTGTATGAAAAAAGTGGACAATAAAAAATACCCCATCCTTATCTTGAATCATAAGGACGAGGTATTTGTCTCGTGGTACCACCTTTATTTACTGTTTGCTCGCGCTAAACAGCCTCTACAAGTACAAAGCTCCAATCTGGCTCATATACTGTGGTTTTGATAACGAGTACCAACTCTCGTCGTGTCCTACTAATATCATAGATATGTTCAGCACGAGGCTCAGAGACCATTTTTCGAATCATTATTTTTGCTTCTTTTCAGCTGCCGAAGCTCTCTGTGGAAAAATTGATGATTGTACTTTCTCTCGTCATTGCCTGTTTAACTATCTTGAATTAAAGCTATCATACATGATGTTTTTTGATAAATCAAGATATTTTTCTGAACATTTTCAAAAATGAGTCAACTGGTGTTGAAAGAGTCTTCTTTTTATAAAATTTAAACAAATGTTAAAGAGCAAGATATGGTGTCTTTCCTTTCTAGCGGTATAATAAAGATGAAGGGAGGTACAGCGTGTGTGGACCATCTGTATGAATGAGTTTAAGCAGCTCTTCAAAAGCACAAAATCTATTTTAACAATTGTTATTATTTTCATTTTATCTACTTTTGTTTCAACTCTACCGTTTATTGCTGCTCATCAGGACAAATGGGAGGCAAAGGATCCTTATTCCATTGGGAATGAACTGGTGATGTCGTTATTTGGTTTCTTCCTTATTTTCTTATTGTCTCACGATATTTTAAGCCGAGAAATTCATTTGAAAACCATTCGTTTTCTCGTCAGTAAAACCACTCGTTTGAACATTATTATCGGGAAATATCTTGGACTGATGCTGTTTTGGCTTAGCTGTATCATGACGACATACGTACTGAATATGGTGATTTCACATCGTTTCCTGTTCTCTGATGCGTTAAAAATCTTAACCTTTATCAGTGTCGGTATCTCATGTGCTTTATTTTTGTCCATGCTCTTTCCAACCCCACAGAAATCAATGTTTGTTGGGATGTTGTTTTCCTTTCTTTTCCCAATCGTCAGTATGATATCTGTTCTTTCTTCAGAACGATTGATTCATTGGTTCCAATATATGACGCCTTATTATTATGTGCGCTTGAGTGAGCCGCTGACCTATATACTCTTGAATACAGCATTGACCGTTATCTTACTCATTGGAACAGCACTCCTATTTCAAAGGAGGGATGTCTAAATGCTACATACAAAAGAACTCACAAAAAAATACCGGACAAAAGTCGCGATAGATCACATTACCCTTGATGTCAATCAAGGTGATATTTTCGGGCTCATTGGACCGAAGGGTTCTGGTAAGACGACGTTTTTCAATATCATTACGGGAATTTCCCGGCAAACCTCTGGGACGTTCACGATGATGGATATGCCTTCATTAAAAAAGGTGAGGCAACATATCGGTGTTCTGCCTGAATATACGGATTTATATGAAGGGCTTACGGCACTTGAACATATTGCCTACTTATCAAAAATCACCGGGACGCGCCAGAAAACGAGTGATTATGAAGAACTGCTCGAATTTGTCGGCTTAGATCACTATCAGCAGGAAAAGGTCGGTTCCTTCACACCTGGTATGAAGAAACGGCTCGGCATAGCGCAGGCTATCGCCCATCGACCCGAATTTATTTTACTCGACGAGCCTTTTGCTGATATTGACGCAGATTCAATCTTGCACATCCAGCAGGTCATTGACACGTTAAAATATGAAGGGAAAACCGTCTTATTAACGGCTGACCACCCAAGGTTCACAAATAGTATTTGTACAAAAACTGCTTTTATTTCTGAAGGAAAATTAGTGTCCCCCCATACACATCCTCAAGAGAAAACCATCACATCCTCAAACATACGTGCAACCTTCAAGCATGCGTGGATTGATGATGAGGTGAAGCCTGTTCTCACACAGTACTTACAAACTGTTGGAACAGATCTTGTGATCAGTGATGACGAGACCTCATTGTTGATTCGTTCAGAAGCCCAAGTCCCATCGATCATCCGCGCTTTCGTGAAATGCAAAGTTGATTTATACAGAGTTACGGCTCAAGATGCCATGAGTTCCTCATAAAAAAGCACCGCATGCGATCCGCACGGTGCTTCTTCTTTATGATAAAGGTTTACTCATATAGATTCCAGTTTCTGCAAATCCCGTCTTCTCATACAGTGAACGGGCAATTTGATTATGAGCAAAGACATGAAGCGAGAGTTTCTGCACTCCTAATGACTTTGCTTGCTCCTCTAATGCAGCAATGGCCTGCTTTGCAAAGCCTTTGCCTCGATAGGCTTCGAATAAAATAAAGTTATAAATGAATCCTTCCTGCTGAGGGTGATTCGGGTCATAACAAAGCCAAACCCAGCCAATCGCTTCTTCCCCATTTAAGAAATTCCATAGCTCATGATGCTCTGTCTGTAGACCTTCGGGAAGTAGCCGATCAAATTGTTCTTCGGCGTTTGCAAGTGATTCTTCCTTCTCCCAAGTCCCTGCGAGTACCTTTTCTTCTGCGTACCGCTGAATGGCCTTCTCCATCAATACATCGTAATCTGTTTGTGACATTGGTTGTAGTGTAACCAATCGTACCGCCCCCTTTCCTCCATCATATGATGAGCATGCAAAAAAAAACCAGTCCCATCAAGGAACTGGTTAGCCACCGAATCGGTCGGTTTGAGAAAGTTTGATCTCTACAGATTTTTTCTTTCCACTTCGGTAAAACTGCACCTTTACCTTGTCGCCGACTTTCTTTTGATATAAATACTTACGAAGGTCTACGATATTCTGTACACTCTTGCCATCAAAGAAAGTGACGACATCCAGCTCTTTTAGTCCCGCTTTTCCTGCCGGAGACAAAGGCTCGACACTCATCACGACAACCCCTGATGTGACGTTAGACGGCAGCTTCAACGTTTCCTGCCAGTGATAGCTCGCAATATCTGCTAAAGACTTCATGCCAACGCCTAGATACGGACGCTTCACTTCTCCGTATCGCTCTAAATCTTCTATGACAGGGATGACGAGGTTTGCCGGGATAGACAGCCCGATGCCTTCTACCTCTGATTCAGCAATCTTCATTGAGTTGATACCGATCACTTTTCCGTCCATATTGATCAAGGCACCACCGCTGTTCCCTGGATTGATGGCGGCATCTGTTTGCAGTACTTCCGCATTCCAATCCGCCTGTCCGTCTCCATTCGAGTCTACAGGAATCGCACGTTCCGTTCCTGAAATGACACCTTGTGTGACAGAGCCTGCGAATTCAAGCCCTAAAGGATTTCCAATGGCGATTACAGGCTCACCGGGCTTCACATGGTCTGAATTACCGAAGGCTGCGGTTTGCTTGATCTTATCACTTTTGACGGTGAGAACCGCTAAATCCATGAGCTGATCACTTCCGACAAGATTTGCTCCAATTCTTGTCCCATCCTGAAGACTCACTTCAAGCTGATTGGCACCTTTGATGACGTGATGGTTGGTCACAATATAAAAGGTGTCACCCTTTTTCTTATAAATCACACCTGACCCGCTGCCTGCCTCTCCGCCTTCTTCCCAAAAGCTCGACTTTTGGATATTAATGACGCCGACAACCGTATCCGACATATTCGATACGACTTTTGTGACCGCATCATTGACGTTCACATTGACGGTCTTTAAAGGGCCCTGTGCTGCTTGCCCATCTCCGTTCTGCTGCCACCCAAAGGGACTGCCGCTCTGTCCTGATACATAGGGGAAAAAGAATCCCATTAAAAAAGCTCCTACCAATACACCGATCAGACCAGATAGGAAATATCCTTTTCTGCTTCGTCTCGGCTTCCACTCTACATCGCGATAATCCACTATGTTTCCTTCCTTTCAGTGAATAGATGATGTATATAGTGTTGGTAAGAAGCTCTTATCTTAATCATACGATTGTAAAAATCATACGGCGCAAAGCGGGGTTGCTTTTTTCGGGTCCGTATCATATAAATCAAAGCCATCCCCGACAACAAAGCCTTTCATCTCAAGCGTCTGCTGGACCGCCATACGGGCTAAATCCTTCATGTTGTTGTCTTGACTCAAATGAGCCAAGTAAATGCGTGAGGTGGCATCTCCAATGACATCTGTCATCGCAAGAGCCGCATCTTCATTTGATACATGTCCGACATCGCTCAAAATTCTGCGCTTAATGCTCCACGGGTATCGGCCCATTTGCAGCATACCGACATCATGATTGCTCTCAAATACAAATGTATTGGCTGACTGAATGATCCCTTTCATACGATCACTCACATAGCCTGTATCCGTCATTAGGGCAAGTTTGCGCCCGCCATAATGGAACACGTAAAACATGGGCTCAGCCGCATCATGTGAGACGCCAAAGGACTCAACATCGAGACCGCCAAAGGATTGGACGGTTTCCATATCAAAATGGAATTTTTGCTCTATGTCAACCTTCCCGATATGAGTCTCCATCGCCTTCCATGTTTTCGCATTTGCATAGACAGGGAGCTTGTACTTTCTTGCCATGACACCAAGCCCTTTAATATGATCTGAGTGCTCGTGTGTCACAAAAATGCCGTCCAAGTCCTCAGGCTTGCGGTCGATTTGACCAAGCAGCTCGACCATCTGTTTGCCGCTTAAACCAGCATCGACCAAAAAGGCATGCTCGTCTGTTTCTAAATAAAAAGCGTTCCCCGTACTTCCGCTCGCTAGTACACTGAACTGCAAGCTCATGTTCTCTCACTCCATTGAAGATTTGTCATCTTTCTCTATATGATCAAGTGTTGAGCCATCAATGGCATTGATCAAATATTCTTCTTCTGTCTTTTTCTTTGAACTAGCTGATACGCCTTCAAGCTCGACTCGCCATACAGGCACCATGACCTGCGTGCTTGCACCTGGGTATTGCGTATAGTAGCCCAGCTCTACCTTTTTCACGGTCGTGTTTTGGCTCAGCATGTTTTGCGTATATAAATCCTTCACAGTTTCAAGCGCTGGCACTAGGGTTTCTTTTCTCACTTCATTAATCGATGTCACCATCGACTGCTGATACGATACGACCTCGTTTTTATCATTTAGATCTAGGGTGATTTTTCCGATGGTTTCGGAGTCATCAAGCCCCTCTTGGAAAATGTATTTCCCTTTATACGTTTGGAAAAAGACGATTTTCCCTGTCTCTTCATCAATACTCCACAGCTTATAATTCTTCCCATCCAGCAAACGCTGGTTCACAAGGTTTGCCGCCGCTGTTTTCATATCTTTTTTCGGCAAGGCCACTGGTTTATTGAAAGTCATTTCAAGCAGCGTGACAGGATCATCTTTGTCTCTTTTCGGGAATGTGCTTTTCGCCTTTTGATCAGCTAATTCGTCAACATCCTTTTTCGTATATTGCTTCTTTTCAGCTGTAATGCGATAGCCAATCTTCGCTTCATCTGATAGATTGCCATATTTGATCCCGTCTGCCTTCATTTCTTCCGGCGTATCCGTTTTTTCGATAATCGCAAAATGATCGGTTGATCGTTTTTCAAAGTATTGAAAACCTAGAAAGATATCGAGAACGAGAAAGGCTAGGATAAAGATCGTTTTGGTCTTATTCCACTCCATGATTCTCGCTCCCCTCTGTCAACAAATCATGCGATAGAATCACGGTTTTGCCATTGTATTTCATGCACCATACTGGCTCCAGCCAGACAAACATCGCTTGATCTTGATCTGATGGGGTGGAAGCAGCTTGATAAGCCGGGAAAATTTGTTCAATTTTCTCAAGGTCATCATATTTCGTCTGCTTGACGATTAAGTCTTTCAACTCTGTCCCATTCATCAGCTTGACCTGTTCGCTCTGACTCGCTTTGTTGCCTAGAATATAGTTTGGACGCTTGTAATTCAAGATGTCGTCATTCGCCCACTGTACTTCAAGAGAGGTCATCCCAAATGGGTGCTTTGTACTGTTGACGATCGGTAGGCCATCCATAAACATATTAAAGGAAAGCTGCTGGTTGCTATTGATGCCAAAGTATTGATAGTCATCGGTAAAGCTTCCCGTATCATTGAAATACTTCACACTTCGCTTGATCAAATCGCCCGTTTGGAAAACGGTGCTGCTGTTGATATTGCGATGTTGATATTGGATGCGGTGGTCTTTTTGATTGGCTTCAAGGCGGCTTGTGCCATCTGTGTACACCGTTCGGTTTAAATTAGACTCCTCGCCGACTAGACTCGGATCCGTAAACAAAGCGTCCTTGAATTTGCTTGTCTTAATCGTTTCGATAAAGAACATTTTTGCTTCAAGCTGCTTTTGCTTTCTCGGAAGGAGGAAATCTCGTTTCGAATTCGCTGAGAATGTATAGAGATCATAGTGCGGCATCTCGTTTTGAGCGGCTGCGATACTGTCCATGAGATTCCGATAGTTAGCGGATTCTATTGTCAGCTCAAGCACCGTTTCCTTGCTGTATGAAACCAAATAAACTTTCTTATTGGCCTTGTCCTGCTGGGAGAACGGCACAATCATCCGGTCAAACGAATTGTATTCAATGGACTTATTCGGCCATTTAAACAACGCTTGGAAAATATCAATCGGAATCGGGTCATTGAACACAAGATCCAATGTCTTCCCCTGTCCTCCGCTTCCATAGAAGAAATTCTTAAATTTCTGCTCCGAATATTGATCTGACACATCCGAAATCTCTTTCACATCCCAAAGGCTCACATCATTCCAGAAGTTTTGAAAGAGTTCCTTTTGATCCACTTTAAAATGCTCCCCATTTGAATGGATGAACATCTCCCGCGGCTTCACGACATCAATGAGGCTTCTAGGCTCATCGCTTGATATCTTCTTCGTTTCCACGACCTGAGTGCCGGCATCTGCCTGGTCCTGCATGACGGGCTGGAACATCCAAATATTCCACGTAAACACAAGACTGATCGCAATTAGGATTGTCAATATTATGGTTTTAAAGGTCTCACGCTTCATCCCAATCATCCTCTTGTTCTTCATTGTACGGAAGGGTAAAGGTCACTGTTGTTCCTTTTCCTTCAATGCTGTCAGCCCAAATATCTCCGCCATGAGCCTGAACCATTTCTTTTGCAATCGCAAGGCCTAGGCCGGTTCCGCCAAGTTTTCTTGTTCTCGCCTTATCCACTCGATAAAAACGTTCAAAGATTTTATCCATATCCTTCTTCGGAATACCGATCCCTTCATCTTTGACGCTGAATAATACAAGGCCATTCTCCTCATCCAGATCAACGGTAAACGTGATATGTCCACCCTCTGGAGAGTATTTCATAGCATTGGAAATGATATTATCGAGCACCTGTGTGATTTTATCTTGATCGATTTCCACATATATTTCACGCTGCGGAAGATTGCGGATAAAATCGACATGCTGCTCTTTCGTCATTTCAAAACGATCAATGACCAATGAGATAAACTTGATAAAATTCGTCCACTCACGGTTGAATTGATAATCCTTGCTATCGAACTTAGACAGCTGCAGCAGGTCATTAACAAGCCGGATCATACGCTCTGTTTCATTTTGTGTAACACTGAGGAACCTTGGCGCAAGCTCTTTATCACCAATTGCGCCTTCAGCCAGTGCCTCAAGATAGCTTCGCATCGTCGTCAGCGGTGTGCGCAGTTCATGTGATACGTTTGCGACGAATTCACGGCGTTCTGCATCAATTTTCTCCTGCTCTGTGACGTCGTAAATGACCGCAATTAAACCATCAATCTTCCCGTGCTCTTTCTGAATCACTGAGAAATTTACACGCAAAACAGACAGCTGATCTTCGCGTTCGATTTCTATCAGCATGGAATCTTGATTTTCGACTAAATCTTCAAAGGTATGCGTGTCCTCGAGGCCCAGTAAGGACGTGATCGGCATCTCTAGTGCTGTTTCACGTGAAACATTTAACAGCTCTAATGCGGGGCTGTTTAATAGAATAATCGCACCGTTTTGATTCGTTGCGATGACGCCATCCGTCATATAGGCAATGACCGAAGAAAGCTTTTTCCGCTCACCCTCCGTCATCAGCTGCGCTTCCTCCAGCTCTCTCGTCAGATGGTTAAAGGTTGTCGCAAGCTGGCCAATCTCATCATGTCCATACTTTCGGACCTTTCTGGAAAAGTTCCCTTTGGCGAGCTCTATCGCTTGCTTTCTCATATCCGAGATTGGGTGTGTAATGGTTCTGAATATGAATATACCAAGTAGAGCGGTTATCCCAAGGGCGAGCAGCGTTCCCGTTGCCAAAATCGTATTAATGGTTCGCATTTGGTTAAAAACACTTTCCATGGATGAGACCACATAAATGACACCAACGGTTTCTTGGTTCTCATTTTTCACGGCTGTCGCTGATATGCGGACTCGTTTATTCGATTCTGGGTCATAGAATTTTTTCTCGTAGTCTTTGCCTACTGCGAAAATACGGCTAATGATTTGATCTGTGATTTTCTTGCCGGCAATCTCCTGACTGCCGTTATTCACAGAGGCAATCACCTCTCTGCTTCCGTCAATATAGCTGACTTCAGAAATTTCATTAGACTCATCTTTGTTGTTAAAGTCGTTTAATATCTTTTGAGCATCCTCTTTTAATTCTGCCTTGCTTTTCGATGAATCTTGTTCTAGGTAATACGATAACGAGTAGATTCGCTGATTCAAGGAATTATCATATGAATTAATTAAGGACTGCTCTAGCTGCTTCACAAAGTACACGCCAATGATCTGCATGGCGACGATGATCAGCAGCACGTAAATTAAGGTCAATTTAAAGTGAATCGAGCGAAAAAAACCTACTTTATTCATAAGAATCTTAGTCCTGCTCTGGGTTTCTTAAATAGTAGCCGACGCCTCGTCTTGTCACGATCCAGCTCGGGTGGCTAGGGTTGTCTTCAATTTTCTCACGAAGACGGCGGACGGTGACGTCTACTGTACGGACATCCCCGAAGTAATCGTAGCCCCATACGGTTTGCAGCAAGTGCTCACGTGTCATAACCTGTCCGATATGTTTCGCTAAGTAATGAAGCAATTCGAACTCACGGTGTGTCAATTCAATCGTTTCCTCGCGCTTAGACACCACATACGCATCTGGATAAATGACAAGTGATCCAATTTCAATATCATTTGATTCAGATTCTTCCTCTGTCTGCGGTGTAGCAATTTGTCTTCTTAAATTCGCTTTCACACGGGCAAGCAGTTCGCGCGTGCTAAATGGCTTCGTCACATAATCATCTGCGCCAAGCTCAAGACCGATGACTTTATCAATTTCAGAGTCTTTTGCTGTCAGCATGATAATCGGCATGTCATATTTCTTTCTCACTTCACGGCATACCTCAACGCCATCTTTGTTCGGTAGCATAATGTCGAGCAGAATAATGTCCGGTTTGATTTCTTCTACCATTTCAAGGGCTTCATTGCCGTCATATGCACAATGAACCTCATAGCCCTCTTTTCTTAAGTTAAACTCCAATATATCAGCAATCGGTTTTTCATCATCTACGACAAGAATCTTTTTTTCCATTGTGATTTCCTCCTGCATTTTTAGCATCTATGTCATTCCATTTTTGCATGTCTCATCAGACCTTTTTCATTTGAGCAAAAAAGGTTCACTGTCTATTATAACGTTTTACGTGGCAAAGATAAAAATAATAACGGCTTTCTTTTCTAGCAATCGTTGGATAGGAAGACGATACTCAAAAAAATGATGGTTTTTTTCCTTTTTTATTGAAACTTTTCCAGTCACTGATCGTCTATATAGATGTAACGTCTTCTTCTTATGGAGCCGGGCCCTACCTAGGTCCGGCTTCTCCCTTTTTATGCCTTCTTTTCATAAAATAAAAACGCACCTGCGATTGCAGATGCGTTTGGAAGTGGCTCGGGACGGAATCGAACCGCCGACACACGGATTTTCAGTCCGTTGCTCTACCAACTGAGCTACCGAGCCATCATCAAAAAGATGAATAAGTATAAATGGCGGTCCGGACGGGACTCGAACCCGCGACCTCCTGCGTGACAGGCAGGCATTCTAACCAACTGAACTACCGGACCTCAGTAACTT
Encoded proteins:
- a CDS encoding S1C family serine protease, giving the protein MVDYRDVEWKPRRSRKGYFLSGLIGVLVGAFLMGFFFPYVSGQSGSPFGWQQNGDGQAAQGPLKTVNVNVNDAVTKVVSNMSDTVVGVINIQKSSFWEEGGEAGSGSGVIYKKKGDTFYIVTNHHVIKGANQLEVSLQDGTRIGANLVGSDQLMDLAVLTVKSDKIKQTAAFGNSDHVKPGEPVIAIGNPLGLEFAGSVTQGVISGTERAIPVDSNGDGQADWNAEVLQTDAAINPGNSGGALINMDGKVIGINSMKIAESEVEGIGLSIPANLVIPVIEDLERYGEVKRPYLGVGMKSLADIASYHWQETLKLPSNVTSGVVVMSVEPLSPAGKAGLKELDVVTFFDGKSVQNIVDLRKYLYQKKVGDKVKVQFYRSGKKKSVEIKLSQTDRFGG
- a CDS encoding ABC transporter ATP-binding protein; this translates as MKKPMIQFEHFGFQYRSQAEPTLKDINLTIYEGEKVLIAGPSGSGKSTLAHCINGLVPASYKGSMEGSLHIGGKNAEKENIFSLSQLVGTVLQDPDGQFIGLTVGEDIAFTLENDQVTREEMKTRVEEAARLTEVDGKLASSVHELSGGQKQRVAIAGVLVNDVDILLFDEPLASLDPATGKEVIDLIDRLQKQTKKTVVMVEHRLEDVLFRQVDRIIVVNDGTIAADMTPDELLASNVLEAAYLREPLYVKAMKYAGIPVEAGDQIANLQHLTLNDEEKMKIEQWMEASEPSVEQNAAQDLLEVRELSFHYPTRPNTLSNISFTVKKGEMISIAGANGAGKTTLSKVLCAFEKPTKGTIHLNGDDITGDTIKQRSERIGVVMQNPNQMISKQMIFDEVAFGLVLRGVKEDDIKERVERVLKVCGLYPFRNWPISALSFGQKKRVTIASILVLEPEIIILDEPTAGQDFRHYTEMMTFLEQLNQQGVTILMITHDMHLMLEYTTRTIVISDGEKIADDTPAKVLTDQLLVQKASLKETSLYELALKADWPNPNELVDRFIEVDRKERMTWL
- a CDS encoding ABC transporter permease subunit encodes the protein MWTICMNEFKQLFKSTKSILTIVIIFILSTFVSTLPFIAAHQDKWEAKDPYSIGNELVMSLFGFFLIFLLSHDILSREIHLKTIRFLVSKTTRLNIIIGKYLGLMLFWLSCIMTTYVLNMVISHRFLFSDALKILTFISVGISCALFLSMLFPTPQKSMFVGMLFSFLFPIVSMISVLSSERLIHWFQYMTPYYYVRLSEPLTYILLNTALTVILLIGTALLFQRRDV
- a CDS encoding ABC transporter ATP-binding protein — its product is MLHTKELTKKYRTKVAIDHITLDVNQGDIFGLIGPKGSGKTTFFNIITGISRQTSGTFTMMDMPSLKKVRQHIGVLPEYTDLYEGLTALEHIAYLSKITGTRQKTSDYEELLEFVGLDHYQQEKVGSFTPGMKKRLGIAQAIAHRPEFILLDEPFADIDADSILHIQQVIDTLKYEGKTVLLTADHPRFTNSICTKTAFISEGKLVSPHTHPQEKTITSSNIRATFKHAWIDDEVKPVLTQYLQTVGTDLVISDDETSLLIRSEAQVPSIIRAFVKCKVDLYRVTAQDAMSSS
- a CDS encoding MBL fold metallo-hydrolase — protein: MSLQFSVLASGSTGNAFYLETDEHAFLVDAGLSGKQMVELLGQIDRKPEDLDGIFVTHEHSDHIKGLGVMARKYKLPVYANAKTWKAMETHIGKVDIEQKFHFDMETVQSFGGLDVESFGVSHDAAEPMFYVFHYGGRKLALMTDTGYVSDRMKGIIQSANTFVFESNHDVGMLQMGRYPWSIKRRILSDVGHVSNEDAALAMTDVIGDATSRIYLAHLSQDNNMKDLARMAVQQTLEMKGFVVGDGFDLYDTDPKKATPLCAV
- a CDS encoding S-adenosyl-l-methionine hydroxide adenosyltransferase family protein, with amino-acid sequence MSEHALVLQSDFGIDDGAVSAMYGVANTVSSSIRLFDLTHNIPQYDIWEASYRLLQTVTYWPEETVFVSVVDPGVGSERKSLVVKTTSPHYIITPDNGTLTHVAQDIGIVEARYLDETINRLPKSGKSHTFHGRDIYAYTGARIASGVISFEEVGPKADIDDIIHLPVVQAYAKEEVITGTIDILDVRFGNLWTNIHHTLFEQLSINYGDAIEVTIANGPKNVYKNIMTYGRSFADLKVGEPLVYVNSLDHLGVAINQGSFAKAYNIGTGTGWRLSIRKAPRIIYE
- a CDS encoding ECF-type riboflavin transporter substrate-binding protein, translated to MAGKQLSTKTVVAIGIGAAVFVILGRFVSIPTGIPNTQIETSYAFLALMAVLFGPVAGALIGFIGHLIKDATTFGPWWSWIIVSGFVGLMIGFISNRLKVEEGEFGWKKIAFFNAVQISVQALGWFVIAPTLDVAIYAEPVNKAFFQGFVAGLSNIITIGVLGTIIIAAYAKTRSKSGSLSKETS
- a CDS encoding GNAT family N-acetyltransferase is translated as MVTLQPMSQTDYDVLMEKAIQRYAEEKVLAGTWEKEESLANAEEQFDRLLPEGLQTEHHELWNFLNGEEAIGWVWLCYDPNHPQQEGFIYNFILFEAYRGKGFAKQAIAALEEQAKSLGVQKLSLHVFAHNQIARSLYEKTGFAETGIYMSKPLS